From the genome of Papilio machaon chromosome 9, ilPapMach1.1, whole genome shotgun sequence, one region includes:
- the LOC106711497 gene encoding uncharacterized protein LOC106711497 → MRQLFLSFLAILMFVLPSTKCSDLGRDGFNFYKDYARGRSDDNLPEEPLPEKMLYFYRTPVQLHSDVVPNDQQEYRKRRGNIFKSYMLNKDVGTDETRQKRSSKLLKSLMINSEQPYHITNNIFEEKMERTALQY, encoded by the exons ATGcggcaattatttttatcgtttCTGGCTATATTAATGTTCGTATTACCTTCGACGAAATGCTCGGATTTGGGTAGAgatggttttaatttttacaaag aTTACGCTCGCGGTCGTTCAGATGACAATTTGCCGGAGGAGCCATTACCTGAAAAGATGCTTT acTTTTATCGAACTCCTGTGCAATTGCATTCCGATGTTGTGCCTAATGACCAGCAAGAATATAGGAAAAGAAGAgggaatatatttaaaa gTTATATGTTAAACAAAGACGTTGGTACAGATGAAACACGTCAGAAAAGATCATCAAAGTTATTGAAATCACTCATGATAAATAGCGAGCAACCTTACCATAT tacaaataatatttttgaagaaaaGATGGAACGGACTGCTTTACAGTATTAA